In the Natrinema amylolyticum genome, one interval contains:
- a CDS encoding ketopantoate reductase family protein, with protein MEIVVFGAGSLGSLIGGLLAREHDVTLVAREAHARAVRESGLRLEGAIFDSPARVFPAATDDGTGLEAELAVVTVKSFDTASAADRLATGAIDGVLSLQNGMGNEATLAARLDVPVLAGTATYGAILQEPGVVECTGIGEVVLGARDGGPSPLADRVGEAFATAGLETAIAEDMPRRLWEKLAVNAGINPVTALTATENGAVLEEPATDRSRAAVRETARVARACDVSLSNREALAAMEAVASATAANTSSMRQDVLADRRTEIDAINGYVVDQATELGLEVPTNRTLTALIRTWECGRKLR; from the coding sequence ATGGAGATCGTCGTCTTCGGTGCCGGCAGCCTCGGTAGTCTCATCGGCGGACTGCTCGCCCGCGAGCACGACGTCACGCTCGTCGCTCGCGAGGCCCACGCCCGTGCCGTCCGCGAGTCGGGACTGCGTCTCGAGGGGGCGATATTTGACTCCCCCGCCCGCGTGTTTCCGGCGGCGACGGACGACGGAACCGGACTCGAGGCCGAGCTGGCCGTCGTGACGGTCAAGTCGTTCGATACCGCGTCGGCGGCCGATCGGCTCGCGACGGGCGCCATCGACGGCGTTCTCTCGCTCCAGAACGGCATGGGCAACGAAGCGACGCTCGCGGCGCGACTCGATGTCCCGGTTCTCGCCGGAACAGCGACCTACGGAGCGATCTTGCAGGAGCCGGGCGTCGTCGAATGCACCGGCATCGGCGAGGTCGTCCTTGGGGCTCGAGACGGTGGCCCCTCTCCGCTCGCGGATCGGGTCGGCGAGGCCTTCGCGACGGCCGGACTCGAGACCGCCATCGCCGAGGACATGCCCCGACGCCTGTGGGAGAAACTCGCGGTCAACGCCGGCATCAATCCGGTGACGGCGCTGACCGCGACCGAAAACGGAGCCGTGCTCGAGGAGCCCGCTACCGACCGCTCTCGGGCGGCCGTTCGGGAGACCGCTCGCGTCGCTCGGGCCTGCGACGTCTCCCTCTCGAACCGCGAGGCGCTGGCCGCGATGGAAGCCGTCGCCTCGGCGACGGCCGCGAACACGTCCTCGATGCGCCAGGACGTGCTGGCCGACCGCCGCACCGAGATCGACGCGATCAACGGCTACGTCGTCGATCAGGCGACCGAATTGGGACTCGAGGTGCCGACGAACCGGACGCTGACCGCGTTGATCAGAACGTGGGAATGCGGCCGGAAACTGCGGTGA
- a CDS encoding NifU family protein has protein sequence MSTETQNDGDDLEDRVTNFLRRNFPQIQMHGGSAAIQDIDRESGEVSIALGGACSGCGISPMTIQAIKSRMVKEIPEIEKVNASTGMDGGEEEMGGMSPSFPGETVDDDEGGEVDEGPEAPF, from the coding sequence ATGAGCACCGAGACCCAGAACGACGGGGACGACCTCGAAGACCGCGTCACGAACTTCCTGCGACGGAACTTCCCGCAGATTCAGATGCACGGCGGCAGCGCAGCGATTCAGGACATCGATCGCGAGAGCGGCGAAGTCAGCATCGCCCTCGGTGGCGCCTGCAGTGGCTGCGGGATCTCGCCGATGACGATCCAGGCGATCAAGAGCCGGATGGTCAAGGAGATTCCCGAGATCGAGAAAGTCAACGCCTCCACCGGCATGGACGGCGGCGAAGAGGAGATGGGCGGCATGAGTCCGTCCTTCCCCGGCGAGACCGTCGACGACGACGAGGGCGGCGAGGTCGACGAAGGCCCGGAAGCACCGTTCTAA